One part of the Microbacterium aurugineum genome encodes these proteins:
- a CDS encoding amidohydrolase family protein, translating into MSAVTVYSAGLVVPITAPPIVDGAVAVRDGRIMHVGERAWVLHSLAERGIDADEVHWPGVLTPGLVNAHTHLQYTGMASVGSGQYDGFEDWVRAFDPVYEGGRDWAADAADGATQALRAGTTALADVVTDRSAATALHDAGLHGITYWEVMSWTNADWARTGRAQVEQALDALPTPPGTGLSPHAPYSLDIEPLLEIPDIVRERGGRIHIHLGEAAFEREFAHEHPQAWHTAGLASFQELRKAGFGTSATEFVDQLGVLGPDCHIAHGVYMSARDRAILRERRTTVALCPRSNAVIGLEEPPIAAYLREGSPIAVGTDSLSSSPSLDVLADVAELARIARSQGYTDRDLPARLLGAATLGGAHAMGIDVGPDRTGYLAVGALADLTFFDVQAGPDAVAELVDHGAGRTAATVVSGEVRYAIDSFDRPAVAP; encoded by the coding sequence ATGAGTGCCGTCACGGTCTATTCGGCAGGACTGGTGGTGCCGATCACCGCGCCGCCGATCGTCGATGGGGCGGTCGCCGTGCGGGACGGCCGGATCATGCACGTCGGGGAGCGCGCCTGGGTGCTGCATTCCCTCGCGGAACGGGGCATCGACGCCGACGAGGTGCACTGGCCGGGTGTCCTGACCCCCGGCCTCGTGAACGCGCACACCCATCTGCAGTACACCGGCATGGCCTCGGTCGGAAGCGGGCAGTACGACGGCTTCGAAGACTGGGTGCGCGCGTTCGACCCGGTGTACGAAGGCGGGCGTGACTGGGCCGCAGATGCTGCGGACGGCGCGACACAGGCCTTGCGGGCGGGTACGACGGCGCTCGCCGACGTGGTGACCGACCGCTCGGCCGCGACCGCCCTGCACGACGCGGGGCTGCACGGGATCACCTACTGGGAGGTGATGAGCTGGACCAATGCCGACTGGGCGCGCACCGGACGCGCGCAGGTCGAGCAGGCGCTGGACGCCCTGCCGACCCCGCCCGGGACCGGCCTGTCGCCGCACGCCCCGTACTCACTGGACATCGAGCCCCTCCTGGAGATCCCCGACATCGTGCGCGAGCGCGGCGGGCGCATCCACATCCACCTCGGCGAGGCCGCATTCGAGAGGGAGTTCGCGCACGAGCATCCGCAGGCGTGGCACACGGCCGGGCTCGCCAGCTTCCAGGAGCTGCGCAAGGCCGGATTCGGCACCAGCGCGACCGAGTTCGTCGACCAGCTCGGCGTGCTCGGACCCGACTGCCACATCGCGCACGGTGTGTACATGAGCGCCAGGGACCGTGCGATCCTGCGCGAGCGCCGCACGACGGTGGCCCTGTGCCCGAGGTCCAATGCCGTCATCGGACTCGAGGAGCCCCCGATCGCCGCGTACCTGCGTGAGGGCAGCCCGATCGCGGTGGGGACCGACTCGTTGTCGTCGAGCCCCTCGCTCGACGTGCTCGCCGATGTGGCCGAACTCGCCCGCATCGCCCGGTCGCAGGGCTACACCGACCGTGATCTCCCTGCACGCCTGCTCGGCGCGGCCACCCTCGGCGGCGCCCACGCGATGGGCATCGACGTCGGCCCGGACCGCACCGGCTACCTCGCCGTGGGTGCGCTCGCCGACCTCACCTTCTTCGACGTGCAGGCCGGACCGGATGCCGTCGCGGAACTCGTCGACCACGGCGCCGGCCGCACCGCCGCGACCGTGGTGTCGGGCGAGGTCCGCTACGCGATCGACAGCTTCGACCGTCCGGCGGTCGCCCCGTGA
- a CDS encoding cupin domain-containing protein — protein MTQRPTTAERLDLAPHPEGGWFRRTWTSPLPVETANGPRPAATCIHYLLRPSERSEWHVVTSDELWLWHGPGRLELRLGGDAAEPGEDTAIVLGPDDAAQVLVPAGVWQAARPLDAEEVLVSCFVSPGFDFADWRLAASPTL, from the coding sequence GTGACACAGCGCCCCACGACCGCCGAGCGCCTCGACCTCGCGCCGCATCCCGAGGGCGGATGGTTCCGCCGCACGTGGACGAGTCCGCTTCCGGTCGAGACCGCGAACGGCCCGCGACCCGCGGCGACGTGCATCCACTACCTGCTGCGGCCCTCCGAGCGCAGTGAATGGCACGTCGTGACCAGCGACGAGCTGTGGCTGTGGCACGGTCCCGGCCGACTCGAGCTCCGTCTCGGCGGAGATGCGGCAGAGCCGGGCGAAGACACCGCGATCGTGCTCGGTCCCGACGACGCGGCCCAGGTACTGGTGCCCGCCGGCGTCTGGCAGGCAGCGCGTCCCCTGGATGCCGAGGAAGTCCTCGTCTCGTGTTTCGTGTCCCCAGGTTTCGATTTCGCGGATTGGCGACTCGCCGCATCGCCTACTCTGTAA
- a CDS encoding ABC transporter substrate-binding protein — translation MPFAPSLRRAAAAAAATVLAVTLAACASPSADTGDDGDDSGLQTVTAGKLTIATGEPNYEPWFVDDDPSNGEGFEGAVANAVAEQLGFAADDIVWVRTTFDGAIAPGPKDWDINLQQFSITDDRKKAVDFSSPYYTTTQAVVAVSGSPAASATTIDELTATTVGVASGTTSYTVAKEQLGEANLSVFNSVDDVVLALKGGQIDAMITDLPGAFYVVGAQLDDGVVTGQFADANGGDDFGIVLPKGSALTADVTEAVDALRENGTLDELQQKWLSDAVDVPVLK, via the coding sequence GTGCCCTTCGCTCCCTCCCTCCGCCGTGCCGCAGCCGCCGCTGCTGCCACCGTCCTCGCCGTCACCCTCGCCGCCTGTGCCTCTCCGTCCGCCGACACCGGCGACGACGGTGACGACTCCGGTCTGCAGACCGTGACGGCGGGCAAGCTCACGATCGCCACCGGGGAGCCGAACTACGAGCCGTGGTTCGTCGACGACGACCCCTCCAACGGTGAGGGCTTCGAGGGCGCGGTGGCGAACGCCGTGGCCGAACAGCTCGGCTTCGCGGCGGATGACATCGTCTGGGTCCGCACGACCTTCGACGGCGCCATCGCTCCGGGTCCGAAGGACTGGGACATCAACCTCCAGCAGTTCTCCATCACGGACGACCGCAAGAAGGCCGTGGACTTCTCCTCGCCGTACTACACGACCACGCAGGCGGTCGTCGCGGTCAGCGGTTCGCCCGCGGCCTCCGCGACGACCATCGACGAGCTCACGGCCACGACGGTCGGCGTCGCGAGCGGCACCACCAGCTACACGGTGGCCAAGGAGCAGCTCGGCGAGGCGAACCTCAGCGTCTTCAACTCGGTCGATGACGTCGTGCTCGCGCTGAAGGGCGGCCAGATCGACGCGATGATCACCGACCTCCCCGGCGCCTTCTACGTCGTGGGCGCTCAGCTCGACGACGGTGTCGTCACCGGCCAGTTCGCCGACGCGAACGGCGGGGACGACTTCGGCATCGTGTTGCCCAAGGGATCCGCCCTCACGGCGGATGTCACCGAGGCGGTCGACGCCCTGCGCGAGAACGGCACGCTCGACGAGCTGCAGCAGAAGTGGCTCAGCGACGCCGTCGACGTCCCCGTCCTGAAATGA
- a CDS encoding amino acid ABC transporter permease, whose amino-acid sequence MTSTSVDAEWQPSELELSRRVLRRRATTRSVLIALLSSIVLVTVLLLVVVNTPGWAVVSQTFFDPQVALESIGPIFQGLLVNLLVLAIAVVCVAIFGTLLATMRSLRGPVFFPLRALAAAYTDFFRGIPLLIVLYLVGFGIPALMIFPRMPAMFWGTIALVLTYSAYVAEVLRAGMEAVHPSQRIAARSLGLTHGQTLRIVVIPQGVRKVVPALMNDFVSMQKDVGLISVLGAVDAVRAAQLMVAETYNYTPYLVAGLMFIILSWPMIRLTDIVTARMNKREQAGGVV is encoded by the coding sequence ATGACCTCGACCTCCGTCGACGCGGAGTGGCAGCCGAGCGAACTCGAGCTGTCACGCCGCGTTCTGCGGCGACGGGCGACCACGCGTTCCGTCCTGATCGCGCTCCTCAGCAGCATCGTCCTCGTGACGGTGCTGCTCCTCGTCGTGGTCAACACCCCCGGCTGGGCGGTCGTCAGTCAGACGTTCTTCGACCCGCAGGTCGCACTGGAGAGCATCGGGCCGATCTTCCAGGGCCTGCTCGTCAACCTCCTGGTGCTCGCGATCGCGGTGGTCTGCGTCGCGATCTTCGGCACCCTCCTGGCGACGATGCGCTCGTTGCGCGGACCGGTGTTCTTCCCGCTGCGCGCGCTCGCCGCCGCGTACACCGACTTCTTCCGCGGCATCCCGCTGCTGATCGTGCTGTACCTGGTCGGCTTCGGTATCCCGGCACTGATGATCTTCCCGCGCATGCCCGCGATGTTCTGGGGCACGATCGCCCTGGTCCTCACCTACTCGGCGTATGTCGCGGAGGTGCTCCGCGCAGGGATGGAGGCGGTGCACCCCTCGCAGCGCATCGCCGCACGATCGCTCGGGCTGACGCACGGGCAGACCCTCCGCATCGTCGTGATCCCGCAGGGCGTCCGCAAGGTGGTCCCGGCGCTGATGAACGACTTCGTGTCGATGCAGAAGGACGTGGGTCTGATCTCGGTCCTCGGTGCCGTCGACGCCGTCCGCGCCGCCCAGCTGATGGTCGCCGAGACCTACAACTACACGCCCTACCTCGTCGCAGGGCTCATGTTCATCATCCTCAGTTGGCCCATGATCCGCCTGACCGACATCGTGACCGCGCGGATGAACAAGCGCGAGCAGGCCGGAGGAGTCGTATGA
- a CDS encoding amino acid ABC transporter ATP-binding protein — MSVPVIEARGVRKRFGDHDVLRGIDLSVGTHEVVVLIGASGSGKSTLLKTMNLIENIDDGQIFLVGEDITDPRVDADGVRARIGVVFQHFNLFPHLTVLDNVTLAAVRVHGMRKAEARAKARELLETLGLGAKADEYPDRLSGGQQQRVAIVRAVLTQPEVLLLDEITSALDPQLVGEVLDLVRELKRQGATIVMATHEMSFAREVADRIVFLEHGVVVEQGPPSQVFDAPQEAATAEFLARVRH; from the coding sequence ATGAGTGTCCCGGTGATCGAGGCCAGGGGCGTGCGCAAGCGCTTCGGCGACCATGACGTGCTGCGCGGTATCGACCTGTCGGTGGGCACCCACGAGGTGGTCGTGCTGATCGGCGCATCCGGCTCCGGCAAGTCCACCCTGCTCAAGACGATGAACCTCATCGAGAACATCGACGACGGGCAGATCTTCCTCGTCGGCGAGGACATCACCGACCCGCGCGTGGACGCCGACGGGGTGCGGGCGCGGATCGGCGTCGTCTTCCAGCACTTCAACCTCTTCCCGCACCTGACCGTGCTCGACAACGTCACGCTCGCCGCCGTCCGGGTGCACGGCATGCGCAAGGCGGAAGCCCGTGCCAAGGCGCGCGAGCTCCTGGAGACGCTCGGACTCGGTGCCAAGGCCGACGAATACCCCGACCGACTCTCCGGTGGCCAGCAGCAGCGGGTGGCGATCGTGCGCGCGGTGCTCACGCAGCCCGAGGTGCTGTTGCTCGACGAGATCACGAGTGCGCTCGACCCGCAGCTGGTGGGCGAGGTGCTCGACCTGGTGCGGGAGCTGAAGCGTCAGGGCGCGACGATCGTGATGGCGACGCACGAGATGTCGTTCGCCCGCGAGGTCGCCGACCGCATCGTGTTCCTCGAGCACGGCGTCGTCGTCGAGCAGGGGCCGCCGTCGCAGGTGTTCGACGCCCCGCAGGAGGCCGCGACTGCGGAGTTCCTCGCTCGCGTGCGGCACTGA
- the pnuC gene encoding nicotinamide riboside transporter PnuC — translation MNLLQWFVEAFTSQWVLPGGQTLLVREVVGNAFGLASALGGMRRKVWAWPVGIIGNLLLLTVFLGSALSPDPSLPHLLGQAGRQIMFIAVAVYGWIRWRNLDGGRVVPRWAPTSARIGMVLVMIIGTVALTPLFRLLGSWEPVWADAWTFVGSLLATYGMAKGWTEFWLIWIAVDVVGVPLLFSSGYYATGFMYVFYGVFTAIGFVIWWRAQRRAAHPIEILPPDPSPRRPEEEEELA, via the coding sequence ATGAACCTGCTGCAGTGGTTCGTCGAGGCGTTCACCTCCCAGTGGGTGTTGCCGGGCGGGCAGACGCTCCTCGTGCGTGAGGTCGTGGGCAACGCCTTCGGCCTCGCGAGCGCCCTCGGCGGCATGCGCCGCAAGGTGTGGGCCTGGCCGGTCGGCATCATCGGCAACCTGCTCCTGCTCACGGTCTTCCTGGGCTCCGCCCTGAGCCCCGACCCTTCGCTGCCGCACCTGCTGGGGCAGGCCGGACGGCAGATCATGTTCATCGCCGTGGCCGTCTACGGCTGGATCCGCTGGCGGAATCTCGACGGCGGCCGCGTGGTGCCGCGCTGGGCGCCGACGAGCGCGCGCATCGGCATGGTCCTGGTGATGATCATCGGCACCGTCGCCCTGACCCCGCTGTTCCGGCTGCTCGGATCGTGGGAGCCGGTCTGGGCCGATGCCTGGACCTTCGTCGGTTCCCTGCTCGCCACCTACGGCATGGCGAAGGGGTGGACCGAGTTCTGGCTGATCTGGATCGCCGTCGACGTGGTCGGGGTACCACTGCTGTTCAGCTCCGGCTACTACGCGACCGGCTTCATGTACGTCTTCTACGGAGTCTTCACGGCGATCGGGTTCGTGATCTGGTGGCGAGCGCAGCGCCGCGCCGCCCACCCGATCGAGATCCTGCCGCCCGACCCGAGCCCGCGGCGGCCGGAGGAAGAGGAAGAGCTCGCCTGA
- a CDS encoding GNAT family N-acetyltransferase, which produces MTAVRIRDAETADLETITAIHNHAVVHTTAIWNEEAVDLDDRAAWLADRTAHGYPVLVAVDDSGVLGYASYAQWRPHSGYRLTVEHSVYVLGGQHGRGIGTTLMAALIERATAAGMHVMIAGIESGNTASIALHERLGFVEVGRMPQVGAKFGRWLDLSMLQLVLDDRPDPDAGS; this is translated from the coding sequence ATGACAGCCGTGCGAATCAGGGATGCCGAGACCGCCGATCTCGAGACGATCACCGCGATCCACAACCACGCCGTGGTGCACACCACCGCGATCTGGAACGAAGAGGCGGTGGACCTCGACGACCGCGCCGCCTGGCTCGCCGACCGCACCGCGCACGGCTACCCGGTCCTGGTCGCCGTCGACGATTCCGGCGTGCTGGGCTATGCGTCCTACGCGCAGTGGCGACCGCACAGCGGCTATCGGCTCACCGTCGAGCACTCGGTCTACGTTCTCGGTGGTCAGCACGGCCGCGGCATCGGCACCACCCTGATGGCCGCGCTCATCGAACGCGCCACCGCTGCGGGGATGCACGTGATGATCGCAGGCATCGAGAGCGGGAACACCGCATCCATCGCCCTGCACGAACGGCTGGGCTTCGTCGAGGTAGGGCGGATGCCGCAGGTCGGCGCCAAGTTCGGGCGCTGGCTCGATCTGAGCATGCTCCAACTCGTCCTCGACGACCGCCCCGATCCCGACGCAGGATCCTGA
- the sbnA gene encoding 2,3-diaminopropionate biosynthesis protein SbnA, whose product MYVKLEGLNTAGSIKLTTAVALIDDLEKDGRLQPGGGVVESSSGSLGVALAAVCARRGYSLTIVTDPNANDATVAHMKALGARVEVVNERDQSGGYLGTRLARIQQLQSLKNGPVWTNQYSNSANSTAHSTLTYPAIVAELGDPDVIFVGAGTTGTLMGVIHGVAARGVRTEVYAIDSAGSVTFGGPPSTRHIPGLGASVRPPLFDRSLVPHQYYVSEEDAVRECRRVAASEGYLPGGSTGTILAGFRALSSTIPTGSRIVVVAPDLGERYLNTVYNDIWVNQKFGPAALDVDVSPMASSAIYDYEKINV is encoded by the coding sequence TTGTACGTGAAACTGGAGGGCTTGAACACGGCTGGCTCGATCAAATTGACGACCGCGGTGGCATTGATCGACGATCTGGAGAAGGATGGTCGGTTGCAGCCTGGTGGTGGCGTCGTCGAGTCTTCGTCGGGCAGCCTCGGTGTCGCCCTCGCGGCCGTGTGCGCGCGGCGCGGATACAGCCTCACGATCGTCACGGATCCAAACGCGAACGATGCGACCGTCGCGCACATGAAAGCCTTAGGCGCTCGAGTCGAGGTCGTGAACGAAAGAGACCAGTCCGGCGGCTATCTGGGAACTCGACTCGCGAGAATTCAACAACTTCAGAGTTTGAAGAACGGCCCCGTGTGGACCAACCAGTATTCAAACTCGGCGAATTCGACGGCGCACAGCACGCTGACGTATCCGGCGATCGTGGCAGAACTCGGCGATCCAGATGTCATCTTCGTCGGCGCGGGAACGACCGGAACTCTGATGGGTGTGATTCACGGCGTCGCAGCCCGTGGTGTGCGTACGGAGGTGTATGCAATTGACAGTGCGGGTTCCGTCACCTTCGGTGGGCCGCCTTCGACAAGGCACATTCCTGGTCTGGGGGCGAGCGTAAGGCCCCCGCTATTCGACCGCTCTCTTGTTCCGCACCAGTATTACGTGAGTGAAGAGGACGCAGTACGTGAATGTCGGCGAGTGGCCGCTTCTGAAGGATACCTTCCAGGGGGGTCGACCGGAACAATATTGGCAGGGTTCCGCGCGCTTTCTTCAACAATTCCAACGGGGAGCCGAATCGTCGTCGTGGCACCGGACCTCGGAGAACGTTATCTGAATACCGTGTACAACGACATTTGGGTGAACCAGAAATTCGGACCTGCGGCGCTGGACGTCGATGTTTCGCCGATGGCGAGTTCAGCAATCTATGACTACGAGAAAATCAATGTTTGA
- the sbnB gene encoding 2,3-diaminopropionate biosynthesis protein SbnB, which translates to MFRRWRVQQSMTTRKSMFDTKDLTVIGADRVDEFLRGRETEIIDIVEDTYLTHNRGETVNPDSYFLRFPEQPQDRIIALPAHIAKEGSRSIGIKWISSFPANVERGLQRASAVIILNDPDSGFATALIEGSRISAARTAASAALAVRSLHGAPSSIGVVGSGPIARAILRFIGALYPTAVPVRVHDLNPDSVARMIAESGGDHAAGTLDEVMAADVLVFATSAGTPYVSNTKRFEPGQLVLNVSLRDLAPETLRDTNNIFDDVEHCLKANTTPHLLEQLDATRDFVTGTLAQVIEGDVELDPTRATVFSPFGLGVLDLAISHALFEQAKIDCSGVRVTDFHGEMGR; encoded by the coding sequence ATGTTTCGCCGATGGCGAGTTCAGCAATCTATGACTACGAGAAAATCAATGTTTGACACCAAGGATCTGACAGTCATCGGCGCCGATCGTGTCGATGAATTCCTCCGTGGACGTGAGACGGAGATCATCGACATCGTCGAAGACACCTACCTGACGCACAACCGCGGCGAGACAGTGAACCCCGACAGCTATTTCCTGAGGTTCCCCGAGCAGCCGCAGGACCGCATCATCGCCCTGCCCGCGCACATCGCGAAAGAGGGCTCGCGATCGATCGGCATCAAGTGGATATCGAGCTTCCCTGCCAACGTGGAGCGCGGACTCCAGCGCGCGTCAGCGGTGATCATCCTGAACGATCCGGACTCCGGATTCGCAACCGCACTGATCGAGGGGAGTCGCATCAGCGCCGCGAGGACGGCTGCTTCGGCCGCCCTTGCCGTGAGATCCCTGCACGGAGCGCCGTCCAGCATCGGCGTCGTCGGCTCCGGGCCGATCGCTCGTGCGATCCTCAGATTCATCGGCGCTCTCTATCCGACCGCTGTGCCGGTGCGCGTCCACGACCTGAATCCGGACTCCGTCGCGCGGATGATCGCGGAATCCGGAGGTGATCACGCAGCAGGAACCCTGGACGAGGTCATGGCGGCCGACGTGCTCGTGTTCGCCACGAGCGCCGGAACGCCCTATGTCTCGAACACGAAGCGCTTCGAGCCGGGTCAGCTTGTGCTGAACGTGTCGCTTCGCGATCTCGCCCCCGAGACGCTTCGCGACACCAACAACATCTTCGACGATGTGGAGCACTGCCTGAAGGCGAACACTACGCCGCACCTGCTCGAACAGCTCGACGCGACTCGCGATTTCGTCACAGGGACTCTCGCGCAGGTCATCGAGGGCGATGTCGAACTGGACCCGACGCGGGCGACCGTCTTCTCGCCCTTCGGGCTCGGTGTACTCGATCTGGCCATATCGCACGCGCTTTTCGAGCAGGCGAAGATCGACTGCTCAGGCGTTCGGGTCACGGACTTCCACGGCGAGATGGGGCGATGA